The nucleotide sequence CCTGCCATGAAGTACTCTTCAAGCCGTTTGGGGTCCACCTTGAGCTTCTTCGCGATCAGCTTGGAGGTTACGCCCACACAGAGGCTATGGCGCCAGAATCCGTCCATATTGAGACCTTTGGCGGAGGATCCTTTGCCTATATTTGCCAGGACAGCAGTACTCAGGGCAAGGTTCTTGACGGTATTGATACCGAGCATAATTATTGCCCGCACCAGGGAGGTTATCTCCTGGGACAAGCCGTAATAGGCGGAGTTGATTAGTTTCATCACCTTGCCCATGAGAACCGGATCGAGGCTGATTACCTGGTTAAGGTCCGCCGGAGACGCATTGGGATCATTAGAAATCTCCATGATCTTGGTGACGCTGGTTGGCAGACTCGGCATCTTATCGATATAGATCTTTAAGGCGTACAGATAATTCTTTTTATGACTCTCCATGCTCGTCTCGCTTCATAGTTTTCAGTATTTCAGAAATCCGGTGGTGCAGGGCAACCCCGATCTCCGGGTTCGGCAGGTAGGTGGAGAGTTCTCCCATGAAAGAAAGGGTACTCTTGATTTTTCCCGGTTTCAAGACTAATTTCTCCTCCTTTTGATCGGAAGGCGGCATATAGCGTGATACCTGCTGTCGGAGAGAAGGCCGACCGGCAAGTCTGTCCCGAAGAGCCTCCAGTCGCAGCCGCATATCGCTGTTAACGTACTCACTGCGACGCTCATCGGGAAGATAGCGTGTCAGATTCTCCAGATGGGATAACAGCTCCGCTGGGCTTTCCTCTTTCTGCTTGTCCGTCTGTACCGGAACGTCAGGTTTTGTCTTCTTCTTTTTACGCGGCCGGTTTACAGAAAGTCTGAGCTGACCCAGGTCCACCGAACCTCCAAGCTCAATTTTATTTGAGGCCGGCGGCCATCCTTGAAAGGTGATGTTT is from Marispirochaeta sp. and encodes:
- a CDS encoding HDOD domain-containing protein; translated protein: MESHKKNYLYALKIYIDKMPSLPTSVTKIMEISNDPNASPADLNQVISLDPVLMGKVMKLINSAYYGLSQEITSLVRAIIMLGINTVKNLALSTAVLANIGKGSSAKGLNMDGFWRHSLCVGVTSKLIAKKLKVDPKRLEEYFMAGLLHDIGKIPLNNRLADPYVAAMQNSDREQTPLIQAEKTVIGIHHCEVARIILQRWRLNQEIQDAVSFHHAPLGYEGAHWKIVYAVTAANYFANTFEIGFAGDRYPMSVPAEVFQAIDVDMEWFDDIEDQVLREIEKARIFLKIAT